Proteins from a genomic interval of Gavia stellata isolate bGavSte3 chromosome 13, bGavSte3.hap2, whole genome shotgun sequence:
- the HYKK gene encoding hydroxylysine kinase translates to MSSRNDCQPQTFTKPALGEKEVTELVDRVFGLKVSWIRPLPSYDDQNFHVRVSRNEGAAEGADEYVLKITNSEDSQEPDLIEAQTQAMMFLNAEGFPSAAPYLTKDGNIMSLESGDTGPGNKKYMVRLLTYLPGTPVAKIATNTQIFYEIGKLAASLDKALSEKFHHPSVKSLHRGQFIWNLANVPLLDKYIYALGQSKYREVVEQVIEQFKGKVIPKLSSFRACINHGDLNDHNILVDSSSASLENPQYRVSGILDFGDMSYGYYVFEVAIAIMYMMIESPDPLSVGGHVLAGFESVLPLTEEERGALFLLVSGRFSQSLVIAAHTALLYPENKEYLMITAKTGWKHLMKMFEVGQEAVEKTWFETAKAYRNHAPARSIDGC, encoded by the exons ATGTCTTCCAGAAATGACTGTCAACCCCAGACGTTCACCAAACCAGCACTTGGTGAAAAAGAAGTGACTGAATTGGTTGACAGGGTGTTTGGATTAAAGGTGTCTTGGATCAGGCCGCTCCCCAGCTATGACGATCAGAATTTCCATGTGCGTGTCTCAAGAAACGAAGGTGCGGCTGAAGGTGCTGATGAGTATGTCCTCAAAATCACCAATTCGGAAGACAGCCAGGAGCCTGACCTCATTGAAGCGCAGACCCAGGCCATGATGTTTCTCAACGCTGAAGgctttccttcagctgctccttACCTTACAAAAGATGGTAACATAATGTCGCTGGAGTCAGGAG ATACCGGACCTGGGAACAAAAAGTACATGGTCAGACTGCTGACTTACCTGCCAGGTACGCCTGTGGCAAAAATTGCTACAAATACTCAGATTTTCTACGAGATCGGTAAGCTAGCTGCCAGTTTGGATAAAGCTCTCTCAGAG aaatttcATCATCCTTCAGTAAAAAGTCTGCATCGAGGTCAGTTCATTTGGAACCTGGCAAACGTTCCCCTTCTAGATAAGTACATCTATGCCTTGGGCCAGAGCAAATACCGTGAAGTTGTGGAACAAGTTATTGAGCAGTTTAAAGGGAAAGTAATACCCAAGCTAAGCAGTTTTCGAGCCT GTATCAATCACGGAGATCTTAATGACCACAATATTCTGGTAGACTCCAGTTCTGCATCCCTGGAGAATCCTCAGTACAGAGTGTCCGGTATCCTGGATTTTGGCGATATGAGTTATGGGTATTACGTATTTGAAGTTGCAATCGCTATCATGTACATGATGATCGAGAGCCCCGATCCTCTGAGTGTTGGAGGGCATGTTCTGGCAGGGTTTGAAAGCGTCCTGCCCCTCACCGAGGAGGAGAGAGGTGCCCTCTTTCTCTTGGTGAGCGGGAGGTTCTCTCAGTCCCTTGTCATAGCAGCCCACACCGCTCTGCTGTACCCAGAGAATAAGGAATACCTCATGATCACAGCCAAAACCGGATGGAAACACCTCATGAAAATGTTTGAGGTGGGCCAGGAAGCTGTGGAGAAGACATGGTTTGAGACTGCCAAAGCGTATAGGAACCACGCACCTGCCAGGTCGATCGATGGCTGCTGA